DNA sequence from the Antarctobacter heliothermus genome:
CGCCGCCGCGGAGGCGATGATGGCGGATATGAACGCCCGTCTGGGCGATCTGCCCGGAACAGAGGTCGGCGATCCGCCCAAGACCATCGCCGCCGCCGACCAGTTTTCCTACACCGATCCGGTGGATGGGTCGGTCAGCAACAATCAGGGCCTGCGTCTGCTGTTTGCCGATGACAGCCGCGCGGTGATTCGCCTGTCCGGCACCGGCACAGAGGGCGCAACGGTCCGGGTTTATCTGGAACGCTATGAACCCGCGAACGGCGATCTGGAGGGCGAAACTCAGGCCGCTCTGAGTGATCTGGCCAAGGCTGTGAACGCGCTGACGGGTCTGTCCGAACGCACCGGGCGGGACGCGCCGGATGTGATGACCTGAAAAGCTGAAAACGGCATACACACCGTATGCAAGGAGACATGTGTAGCGGGTGCCGCGCGAATCTGCTTGCGTCCCCCACCCCGCTCGCCTATACGCCATTTAACAGCGGCGCGCTGGGGTCCAGCCTCAGCGCCCATCGTGCTTTCGACAACGGGCCGCTGGCCCGTTTTTTTGTGCCCGAAAGGCAAGAGACCAATGAACGAGCTGATCGCCAAGACCGGCATGGATCGCCGCCTGGCCGAGATCGTCCAACCGGTGATCGAGGACATGGGGTTCGACCTTGTGCGCATCCGTCTGATGGGCGGACAGGTGCCCACGTTGCAAATCATGGCTGAACGTCCCGAGGGCGGGATCGAAGTGGATGAATGCGCCGAAATCTCGACCGCCGTCAGCGCGGTTATGGATGTCGAGGATCCGATTCTGGATACTTACACGCTGGAGGTGTCCAGCCCCGGCATCGACCGCCCGCTGACCCGGCTGAAGGATTTCGACACCTACGAGGGTTATGAAGCCAAGTTGGAAACCAGCGAGATGATCGACGGGCGCAAACGCTTTCGCGGCGTGCTGGCCGGGATCGAGGGCAATGAGGTTCTGGTCAATCTGGACGAGGGCACCGTTGGGCTGGAATTTGACTGGCTGACAGACGCCAAGCTGGTGCTGACCGATGAACTGATTCGTGAGATGCTGAAGGCGCGCAAATCCGCCGCCGCGCTGGACGAAAAGAAATTCGATGAAATCGAGACCGAGGCCGATGCGTCTCGCGAGGAGGACTAAGACCAATGGCAATCACCTCTGCAAACCAGCTGGAACTCCTGCAAACCGCCGAGGCGGTGGCGCGCGAAAAGATGATCGACCCCGGTCTGGTTGTCGAAGCGATGGAAGAGAGCCTCGCCCGTGCGGCCAAGTCGCGCTACGGCGCGGAGATGGACATTCGTGTCAACATCGACCGCCGCACCGGCAAGGCAACCTTTACCCGCGTGCGCACCGTCGTCGAGGAAGAAGAGCTTGAAAACTATCAGGCCGAACTGACCGTCGAGCAGGCCAAACAGTACATGGCCGATCCGCAGATCGGTGACGTCTATTCCGAAGAGGTTCCGCCGGTGGAATTGGGCCGCATCGCGGCGCAGTCGGCCAAGCAGGTGATTCTGCAAAAGGTCCGCGAAGCAGAGCGTGACCGCCAGTTCGAGGAATTTCAGGACCGCGCCGGCACCATCATCAACGGTGTCGTCAAGCGCGAGGAATACGGCAACGTCATCGTCGACGTGGGCCGTGGCGAGGCGATCCTGCGCCGCAACGAAAAGATCGGCCGCGAATCGTATCGCCCCGGCGACCGCATCCGCTGCTACATCAAGGACGTGCGCCGCGAGGCCCGCGGTCCGCAGATTTTCCTGTCGCGCACCGACCCGCAGTTCATGGCCGAGCTGTTCAAGATGGAAGTGCCGGAAATCTACGACGGCATTATCGAGATCAAGGCCGTTGCCCGTGACCCCGGCTCGCGCGCCAAGATCGGTGTTGTCTCCTACGACAGCGGCATTGACCCGGTCGGCGCCTGCGTGGGTATGCGTGGCAGCCGTGTGCAGGCCGTGGTAAACGAACTTCAAGGCGAAAAGATCGACATCATCCCGTGGAACGAGGACATGCCGACCTTCCTTGTGAACGCGCTGCAACCGGCCGAAGTGTCCAAGGTGGTTCTGGACGAAGACGCAGAGCGGATCGAAGTGGTTGTCCCCGATGAGCAATTGTCGCTGGCCATTGGCCGTCGCGGTCAGAACGTGCGTCTGGCGTCGCAGCTGACCGGGCTGGACATCGACATCATGACCGAAGAGGAAGAGTCCAAGCGCCGTCAGGCCGAATTCGAATTGCGCACCAAGCTGTTCATGGACGCGCTGGACGTGGACGAATTCTTTGCCCAGTTGCTGGTTTCCGAAGGCTTTACCAACCTCGAAGAGGTCGCCTACGTCGAACAAGAAGAGCTGCTGGTGATCGACGGTGTCGACGAAGGCACTGCCGAAGAGCTGCAGACCCGCGCCCGCGAAAACCTCGAGGAACTGGCGCGCAAGGCGCTGGAACACGCGCGGGAACTGGGTGTGGACGACAGCCTTGTGAACTTTGAAGGCCTGACCCCGCAAATGCTGGAGGCGCTGGCCGAGGACGGCATCAAGACGCTTGAGGACTTCGCCACCTGCGCGGACTGGGAACTGGCCGGCGGCTGGACCACCGAGGGCGGCAAGCGCGTCAAGGACGACGGGTTGCTGGAGAAATTCGATGTCGATCTGGAAGAAGCGCAGACCATGGTCATGACCGCGCGCGTCCTGCTCGGCTGGGTTGACCCCACCGAGATGGAGCCGGAAGAGACCGACGAAGAGGGTGACGAAGACGTGACCGACGAAGACACGCAGGAGGCGTAACCCCAGCATGACCCGAGGCGGACAGGCCAAAGATCATTCCGATGGACCGGAGCGCAAGTGCATCGCCACGGGCGAGGTTCAGCCCAAGGACGGGCTGATCCGTTTCGTTTTGGGTCCCGATGATCGGATCGTGCCGGATCTGGCTGGTAAATTGCCGGGACGCGGCCTATATGTAGCGGCCAACCGCGCGGCGATTGAAAAAGCCGCCGCCAAGGGGCTGTTCAGCCGGGCTATGAAACAGCCCGTGAAAGCGCCGGATGGGTTGGCTGATCTGATCGAACAAATGCTGGTGAAACGGGTTGTGGACCTGATCTCTCTGGCGCGTAAATCGGGCGAGGCCGTCACTGGGTATGAGAAGGTCAAGTCTTGGCTACAGTCTGAAGAGGCCCGGGTTCTGATCCAGGCGGAAGACGGCTCTGGCCGTGGAAAGTCGAAACTGTCGACGCCATACGGTGGGAATTACATCGGGTGGCTGACGGCGGATGAACTGGGCATGGCCTTTGGCCGACAATCTGTGATACACGCCGCGCTTGGCTCTGGTGGTCTTGTGCCGCGTATTGTAGAGGAAGCCCAACGCTTGAAGGGTGTACGCGTCGTGTCAGACGCGGATCGCGGTGGCAGGGGCCACCGGAAAGGATGAAGAAACTTCATGAGCGATAACGACGGTAAAAAGACATTGGGTGTGCGTGGCGGGGCCCGTTCGGGCAGCGTGAAGCAGAGCTTCAGCCACGGACGCACAAAGAACGTCGTGGTGGAGACCAAGCGCAAGCGGGTCGTCGTGCCCAAACCCGGCGCCGGTAGCGGTGCGGGTGGCGGCAGGGCTGGTCAGGTTGGCGGGTCAGGCGGCAAACGCCCGGCGGGCATCTCTGATGCCGAGATGGAGCGCCGCCTTAAGGCGCTGCAAGCCGCGAAGGCACGCGAATCCGAAGAAACCGCCAAACGTGAGGCGGACGAAAAAGCCCGCGCTGAAGAGCGTGAGCGGATGCGCGCCGAAAAGGAACTCAAGGAGCGCGAAAAGCGCGAAGCTGAGGAAGCCGCCAAGGCCAAGGCCGAAAACGAAGAGCGCGAAAAACGCGAAGCCGAGGACGCTGCCAAGGCGGCGGCTGTGGCGGCTGCGGCCCCCGCGCCCAAAGCCGACGATTCGGCCCGTGCCAAGCCCACCAAAGGTGAGCCTCCGCGCCGCGCCCCCGAACGCGACGACCAGAACCGCAATCGCGGCCGAGGTCGGGACGACGGCGGCCGCCGCTCTGGCAAGCTGACGCTGAACCAGGCGTTGACTGGTGGCGAAGGTGGCCGGCAAAAATCCATGGCAGCAATGAAGCGTAAGCAGGAGCGCGCCCGGCAAAAGGCCATGGGCGGCGTCCAGCAGCGTGAAAAGATTGTCCGCGAAGTCAAACTGCCCGAGGCAATCACGGTGGCCGAGCTGGCCAACCGTATGGCCGAACGCGTGGGTGACGTTGTGAAATCCCTGATGAACGCAGGGATCATGGCGACGCAAAACCAGTCGATTGATGCGGATACCGCGGAACTGGTGATCGAGGAATTCGGCCACCGGGTGACGCGGGTCTCTGACGCCGACGTCGAGGATGTCATCAAAGAGGTCGAGGACAAGCCCGAAGACCTCATCGGCCGCCCGCCTGTGATCACGATCATGGGCCACGTCGACCACGGCAAGACATCGCTGTTGGACGCCATCCGGAACGCCAAGGTAACTGCGGGTGAGGCCGGTGGCATCACCCAGCATATCGGTGCCTATCAGGTGACGACCGACAACGGCGCGGTGCTGTCTTTCCTCGACACACCCGGCCACGCGGCCTTTACCTCGATGCGCTCTCGTGGGGCTCAGGTAACGGACATTGTTGTGCTGGTGGTTGCGGCGGATGACGCCGTGATGCCGCAGACGATTGAAGCGATCAACCACGCCAAGGCGGCCAAGGTGCCGATGATCGTAGCGATCAACAAGGTCGACAAGCCAAGCGCGAACCCCACCAAGGTTCGCACGGATCTGTTGCAGCACGAAGTCATCGTCGAAGAACTGTCCGGCGACGTACAGGATGTCGAAGTGTCCGCAGTCACCGGACAGGGCCTTGATGCCCTGCTGGAGGCGATCGCCCTTCAGGCCGAGATCCTTGAACTGACAGCCAACCCCGACCGCGCCGCCGAAGGTGCCGTGATCGAGGCGCAGCTGGACGTGGGCCGTGGCCCTGTGGCGACGGTTCTGGTGCAAAACGGCACGCTGAAACAGGGCGACATCTTTGTTGTCGGCGAGCAGTTCGGCAAGGTCCGCGCGCTGATCAACGACAAGGGCGACCGCGTCAAAGAGGCCGGTCCGTCGGTTCCGGTCGAGGTTCTCGGCCTGAACGGCACACCTGAGGCAGGCGACGTACTGAACGTTGTCTCGACAGAGGCGCAGGCGCGTGAAATCGCTGAATACCGCGCCAATCTGGCCAAGGAAAAGCGCGCAGCAGCAGGTGCCGCAACCACGCTGGACCAGCTGATGCAAAAGGCCAAGGAAGACGAAAACGTCTCCGAGCTGCCGATTGTCGTCAAGGCCGACGTGCAAGGCTCTGCCGAGGCCATCGTTCAGGCGATGGAAAAAATTGGCAACGACGAGGTTCGCGTGCGGGTTATCCACTACGGTGTGGGCGCCATCACGGAAACAGACGTTGGTCTAGCCGAAGCGTCAGGCTGTCCGGTCATTGGCTTTAACGTGCGGGCCAACGCGCCGGCACGCAACAGCGCCAACCAGAAAGGCGTAGAGATCCGTTACTATTCGGTGATCTACGATCTTGTGGACGATGTGAAAGCAGCGGCCTCTGGCCTGCTGTCGAACGAAATCCGCGAGAACTTTATCGGTTACGCCAAGATCAAAGAAGTCTTCAAGGTGTCGAACGTCGGCAAGGTTGCTGGCTGTCTTGTCACCGAGGGCATCGCTCGCCGGTCCGCTGGTGTGCGCCTGCTGCGCGACGACGTGGTGATCCACGAAGGCACGCTGAAGACGCTCAAACGCTTCAAGGACGAAGTGTCCGAGGTCCAGTCCGGTCAGGAATGCGGCATGGCCTTTGAGAACTACGATGATATTCGTCCCGACGACGTCATCGAGATCTTTGAGCGGCAAGAGATTGAACGCTCACTGTCCTGATCCTGTCAGGCGGTTACACAAAAGAAAACGGCCGGTGCATCGCACCGGCCGTTTTCTTTTGGGCTATTCAAATCGGGTGTTCGCACATTCCCATCCGTTTCCCAGCCAAGCAGGGTGGCAGCAGCACCAAACGCCTTGTCGTGCCGTTCTGATGGCAGCGTTCAGGCCGGTTTACCCACAAACACAATGTTACCCACCCGCACCGAAATACGCCCATCCGGAAAGGTGGATTCCAGCAAGCCCTGAACAGAAACACAGCTGCCAATCACGATTGTCTTGAGCATTCTATCCCCCCAATGCCTCATTTTGAGAGAGTTTAGGGACGGAATGGAAACAATGCCACGATTCCCCGACGAGAATTCGCTGAATCTTGGGACATGCGTAACGCAGATCCGAAGGTATTTTGAGCAGATCAGCCAATGCACCCACCAATGTCCGGAAAATCCGCCCGAGACGCTTGCCTACAACCAATCGCGCAGGATCGGAATCAGCGGAATATCAGCGGGCGGCATCGGGTAGTCGCGCAAGTCTTTCGCCCGCACCCATTTGAGCGCCTGACCCTCTTTTGACTGCACGATGCCGCCCCATTTCCGGCAGGCAAACAGCGGCATCAACAGGTGAAAATCGTCGTAGGCATGTGAGGCAAAGGTCAGCGGAGCAAGGCAACTGGACCATGTTTCGATCCCCAGTTCTTCGTGCAGTTCGCGAATCAGCGCGGCCTCGGGAGTTTCTCCCTGTTCGACCTTACCGCCGGGGAATTCCCACAAACCCGCCATGCTCTTGCCCTCAGGACGCTGCCCCAGCAAAACGCGGCCATCCGTGTCGATGAGGGCCACGGCGGAAACAAGAATGATCTTCATGTGTTTGCTCCGGACGCCGAGGGACGATTTTACGTCGAAAATCGCCCCTGCTTTGGCCCCTGTCAGGACCGGTAGTCGGCGTTGATCTGAATGTAACCGTGTGTCAGATCGCAGGTCCACACGGTGGCGTGGCCCTGTCCCAACCCGATGTCGACGATGATCTCTATCTCGGAACGTTTGAAATAGGCCGCGCCATCCGCTTCGCGATAGCTTTCCGCGACCCAGCCTTTTTCCGCAACCAGAAGCTCACCAAAGCTGATCGACAACGCGTCGCGATCGGCAGCCGCACCAGATTTGCCAACTGCCATGACGATTCGGCCCCAGTTGGGATCCTCGCCAGCCAGCGCTGTCTTGACCAAGGGTGAGTTGGCGATGGACAGCGCATGGGTGCGGGCGTCAGCCTCAGACGCGGCATGGTTGACGTGGACGGTGACAAACTTGGTCGCGCCTTCGCCATCGCGTACAACCTGATGCGCAAGATCCAGCATCACGCCATACAGCGCTTGGGTGAACTCAGCGTTCCACGCAACATCAACGCCGGAGGCCCCGGTGGCGGCCATCAGCAGCGTGTCCGATGTCGAGGTGTCGCTGTCGACCGTGATGTTGTTGAAGGTCTTGGCGTTCAATTCTGACACCATCGCCTGCAATTCAGCCCGCCCGATTTTGGCGTCGGTAAAGATGTAGACTAGCATCGTCGCCATATCCGGGGCGATCATGCCGGACCCTTTGGCAATCCCGGCGATCTTGACGGGTTTGCCGTCAACTTCGATCTGCGCCGTCGCGGCCTTGGGGAAAGTGTCCGTGGTCATGATGGCACGGGCCGCATCGGGCAGCGAGGCCCCGTCAAGTTTGCCGGTCAACTCTTCGAGTTTGGCGGTGATGCGGTCGTGCGGCAGGCGTTCGCCAATCACTCCGGTAGAGGAGGTAAAGACGCGGCTCGCTGGCAGGCCGGTCTGTTCTGCCACGGCCTCGCAGATGGCCTCGACAGAGCCTTCACCGGCGCGGCCGGTAAAGGCGTTGGAATTGCCAGAGTTGACGACAATGGCCGCCCCCTCGCTGCTGTCGGCGGCGATTTTAGCCTGACAATCCAGTACGTTGGCCGACCGCGTGGCGGAGCGGGTAAAGACCCCCGCCATCACGCTACCCGGGTCGAGCATGGCCAGCATCACGTCCGGGCGCCCTTTGTAGCGGACCCCCGCCTCGGCGATGGCAAAACGTGCGCCCCCGATAACCGGGAGCGCGGGAAATTCGGCGGGGGCAAGAGGGGACCGGGGGGGCATCTGGTCAGTCCGCCAACAGGCCGAGATTGTTGATGATCGACGTGTCGATCTCTGAGTAGTCAAGACGCGTCACTTCGCCACTCTCGGCCAGATCCTTGATGTAGGACTGCACTGCATCCTGCTTGATCTGCTGTTCAAGCTGCGCACGCACCTCTTCAAGCGGCGGCGCATCGACGGCGCGGGTCTCATTCAGTTTGATGACATGCCAGCCGAACCGAGTTTGGACCGGCGCAGACAATTCGCCCGGTTCCATCGTGGCAACCGCTTCTTCAAAGGCTGCAACCATGCGCCCTTTGCCGAACCAGCCCAACAGACCGCCATTGGGACCGGTTGGTCCGGTCGAGTTGGCACGGGCCAGTTCGGCGAAATCGGCGCCACCTTCGAGTTCTGCGACCAGTTCTTTGGCCTTTTCCTCGGTCTCGACCAGAATGTGAGAAGCGTTGTACTCAACGCCCTGCACCGCATCGGTATAGCCGGCCTTGTAGGCCTCGGCGATAGCCTCTTCGCTGACGGCACCGTCGGCGATGGCTTGCATCGCCTCTGCGGCCATCAGCTCACGCTTTTCGTTGTCCAGCGCCAGCGCGACCCGGTCCGTTTCTTTGGCCTTGTCGGACTGCGACAGGGCTTCATATTGGATCAGACGTTCCAGCAGGCCTTCCCACAGTTCTGCAGACGGCGCGTCCTGAAACCTTTCCGGCAAGGAGGCGCGGGCCATCAGCATATGGCCAAAGGTGATGTCCGTACCGTTGACCGTGGCGACCACGGTGTCGACGGTAATTTCGGCGGGCGTATCCTGGGCCTGCACCGGAAATGCGACGCACAGCGCAAGCGCTGCGGCGGAGAGTTTCATGAGGGTTTTCGACATCGGTAGTTCCTCTTGATCGGTGCCGCGTCCCTGGGCGGCGTTGACACTGTTCGGCCGTCCCCTTACATGCCCGAAAGGCTCTGCGAGGCCGGTCTTTTCGTTCCGTCATATGGCTCATGTGCGAGGCGGGCAAGCAGATGCCGCACTTGACGCGGGAAACAGGTACATCAGACCATGCTCGGAAAAATAGCGCGTAAGGTATTCGGCTCTCCGAATGACCGGAAGATCAAAGCGGTCCGCCCGCTGGTGGAAAAGATCAACGCGCTGGAGCCGGAGTTCGCAGCCCTGGACGACGCCGGTCTGATCGCCAAAACCCAAGAGTTCCGCGAGCGGATCGAAAAGGGCGAAAGCCTGGACAACCTGTTGCCAGAGGCCTTTGCCAACTGCCGCGAGGGCGCCAGACGCGCCTTGGGCCTGCGCGCCTTTGATGTGCAGCTTATGGGCGGGATCTTTCTGCATCAGGGCAATATCGCCGAGATGAAGACGGGTGAGGGCAAGACCCTTGTCGCGACCTTTCCGGCCTATCTCAACGCGCTCACCGGCAAGGGCGTCCATATCGTCACCGTAAACGACTACCTTGCCAAACGGGACGCCGAATGGATGAGCAACGTCTACGGCGCGCTTGGCCTGACGACC
Encoded proteins:
- the rimP gene encoding ribosome maturation factor RimP; translated protein: MNELIAKTGMDRRLAEIVQPVIEDMGFDLVRIRLMGGQVPTLQIMAERPEGGIEVDECAEISTAVSAVMDVEDPILDTYTLEVSSPGIDRPLTRLKDFDTYEGYEAKLETSEMIDGRKRFRGVLAGIEGNEVLVNLDEGTVGLEFDWLTDAKLVLTDELIREMLKARKSAAALDEKKFDEIETEADASREED
- the nusA gene encoding transcription termination factor NusA; the encoded protein is MAITSANQLELLQTAEAVAREKMIDPGLVVEAMEESLARAAKSRYGAEMDIRVNIDRRTGKATFTRVRTVVEEEELENYQAELTVEQAKQYMADPQIGDVYSEEVPPVELGRIAAQSAKQVILQKVREAERDRQFEEFQDRAGTIINGVVKREEYGNVIVDVGRGEAILRRNEKIGRESYRPGDRIRCYIKDVRREARGPQIFLSRTDPQFMAELFKMEVPEIYDGIIEIKAVARDPGSRAKIGVVSYDSGIDPVGACVGMRGSRVQAVVNELQGEKIDIIPWNEDMPTFLVNALQPAEVSKVVLDEDAERIEVVVPDEQLSLAIGRRGQNVRLASQLTGLDIDIMTEEEESKRRQAEFELRTKLFMDALDVDEFFAQLLVSEGFTNLEEVAYVEQEELLVIDGVDEGTAEELQTRARENLEELARKALEHARELGVDDSLVNFEGLTPQMLEALAEDGIKTLEDFATCADWELAGGWTTEGGKRVKDDGLLEKFDVDLEEAQTMVMTARVLLGWVDPTEMEPEETDEEGDEDVTDEDTQEA
- a CDS encoding RNA-binding protein codes for the protein MTRGGQAKDHSDGPERKCIATGEVQPKDGLIRFVLGPDDRIVPDLAGKLPGRGLYVAANRAAIEKAAAKGLFSRAMKQPVKAPDGLADLIEQMLVKRVVDLISLARKSGEAVTGYEKVKSWLQSEEARVLIQAEDGSGRGKSKLSTPYGGNYIGWLTADELGMAFGRQSVIHAALGSGGLVPRIVEEAQRLKGVRVVSDADRGGRGHRKG
- the infB gene encoding translation initiation factor IF-2, which codes for MSDNDGKKTLGVRGGARSGSVKQSFSHGRTKNVVVETKRKRVVVPKPGAGSGAGGGRAGQVGGSGGKRPAGISDAEMERRLKALQAAKARESEETAKREADEKARAEERERMRAEKELKEREKREAEEAAKAKAENEEREKREAEDAAKAAAVAAAAPAPKADDSARAKPTKGEPPRRAPERDDQNRNRGRGRDDGGRRSGKLTLNQALTGGEGGRQKSMAAMKRKQERARQKAMGGVQQREKIVREVKLPEAITVAELANRMAERVGDVVKSLMNAGIMATQNQSIDADTAELVIEEFGHRVTRVSDADVEDVIKEVEDKPEDLIGRPPVITIMGHVDHGKTSLLDAIRNAKVTAGEAGGITQHIGAYQVTTDNGAVLSFLDTPGHAAFTSMRSRGAQVTDIVVLVVAADDAVMPQTIEAINHAKAAKVPMIVAINKVDKPSANPTKVRTDLLQHEVIVEELSGDVQDVEVSAVTGQGLDALLEAIALQAEILELTANPDRAAEGAVIEAQLDVGRGPVATVLVQNGTLKQGDIFVVGEQFGKVRALINDKGDRVKEAGPSVPVEVLGLNGTPEAGDVLNVVSTEAQAREIAEYRANLAKEKRAAAGAATTLDQLMQKAKEDENVSELPIVVKADVQGSAEAIVQAMEKIGNDEVRVRVIHYGVGAITETDVGLAEASGCPVIGFNVRANAPARNSANQKGVEIRYYSVIYDLVDDVKAAASGLLSNEIRENFIGYAKIKEVFKVSNVGKVAGCLVTEGIARRSAGVRLLRDDVVIHEGTLKTLKRFKDEVSEVQSGQECGMAFENYDDIRPDDVIEIFERQEIERSLS
- the mutT gene encoding 8-oxo-dGTP diphosphatase MutT — translated: MKIILVSAVALIDTDGRVLLGQRPEGKSMAGLWEFPGGKVEQGETPEAALIRELHEELGIETWSSCLAPLTFASHAYDDFHLLMPLFACRKWGGIVQSKEGQALKWVRAKDLRDYPMPPADIPLIPILRDWL
- the argJ gene encoding bifunctional glutamate N-acetyltransferase/amino-acid acetyltransferase ArgJ, translating into MPPRSPLAPAEFPALPVIGGARFAIAEAGVRYKGRPDVMLAMLDPGSVMAGVFTRSATRSANVLDCQAKIAADSSEGAAIVVNSGNSNAFTGRAGEGSVEAICEAVAEQTGLPASRVFTSSTGVIGERLPHDRITAKLEELTGKLDGASLPDAARAIMTTDTFPKAATAQIEVDGKPVKIAGIAKGSGMIAPDMATMLVYIFTDAKIGRAELQAMVSELNAKTFNNITVDSDTSTSDTLLMAATGASGVDVAWNAEFTQALYGVMLDLAHQVVRDGEGATKFVTVHVNHAASEADARTHALSIANSPLVKTALAGEDPNWGRIVMAVGKSGAAADRDALSISFGELLVAEKGWVAESYREADGAAYFKRSEIEIIVDIGLGQGHATVWTCDLTHGYIQINADYRS
- a CDS encoding peptidylprolyl isomerase, which gives rise to MSKTLMKLSAAALALCVAFPVQAQDTPAEITVDTVVATVNGTDITFGHMLMARASLPERFQDAPSAELWEGLLERLIQYEALSQSDKAKETDRVALALDNEKRELMAAEAMQAIADGAVSEEAIAEAYKAGYTDAVQGVEYNASHILVETEEKAKELVAELEGGADFAELARANSTGPTGPNGGLLGWFGKGRMVAAFEEAVATMEPGELSAPVQTRFGWHVIKLNETRAVDAPPLEEVRAQLEQQIKQDAVQSYIKDLAESGEVTRLDYSEIDTSIINNLGLLAD